The sequence below is a genomic window from Armatimonadota bacterium.
CAGCTTACCCGCGTCCTCTTCCATATGGACTCGCCTGATAGCAATCTTCTTATGTTTGCCGCCCGCGAATATCTCCACATATCCACTAGAGCCAAGCGGGTTATCATACTGCGAGACCTGATAGTTCTTGGGCATATCAGGGTAGTAATAGTTCTTCCGATGGAATATGCACTGAGGAGCGATGGCGCAGTTCAGAGCCAGCGCTGCCTTGGCCATAAACTCTATGGCGCGCTCATTGACTACCGGCAGGCTTCCCGGTAGACCCAGGCAGACCGGGCAGCAGCGGGTGTTCGGGTCACCACCAAACTCTACCTTGCATCCGCAGAACATTTTTGTTTTGGTCTGGAGTTCGATATGAACCTCCATACCTATGACTGGTTCGTATTCAACCATAAAAAACCCCACTGGTGTTAGGTGCTGGGTGATAGGTGTTGGAAACTCCCCCCACTCGACGCCCCGCCTTCATTTCCGCTTAATTTGCTTTGGACAAAACTCTCAATCTGCTCAACGTTTTCTATCCATGGGTGAATATCTAGCTTCTTGCCGCCTTTAGTGACAATACGAAACTCAATGTGCCAAAGCTTAGAAGGATGATGAACTACGTCCTGTATCTGATTCCAGGCAACTGCTGTATTACCTGCAATTATGCAGTCATCCGAAAGCATTACACGATAACTTCTGATACGCCTGCATACTATGATCATAGCAATACATAAGCAAGCCCATAGCACCATCACCCATAATATCAAGCCAGGTAGCGCCATGCCATTTCTGATTGCAGCAAAAAACACAGCAAGGCCAAATAGAGTTACTGCAACATTAAAGATCGCAACAACAATTGCCACCTGCCCCATAACGCGGTAGAGTTGGCGAAACTGATGGATAGACTCCATGTTACCTCATGCAAATGAAGACTTGATATTTAGTATTTGGGCTGAGTGGCGCGAGCTGTTTTGATCGATGCAATCATTATTGAGGTAAGCTCTCTCGCCTCCTGCATCAGAAAGTGCAGGTTCTCGTGCCTGCATACCCCACCCTCGATCAACAACTCCATCCAATACAAGGATTCATCAGCCTCTTCGGCTACCACGCCCAGCTTGGCCGCGAAATCCGCCTTCGACCTCGCAAGACACGCGCTGCGATAGTTCGCGCCTACAGATGTCCCACAGCGTATCAACTGTTTACTGATAACGCCCATCTCCGCAGTGCGCGGTAGACCCTGAACAGTCTTGATGACACCCAGGGCAAATAACTTCGTGCGTCGTTTCATGTCAGCGGCTTCCATGCCTGCTTGCCTCCTGCTTTTGCCGCCAACTGCAGGTACTACGCACGGCAATATACACAAATATATTATTATGCGATATATACTGTCAAATCAAAGGTTTCTTTCGATGATAATCCGTATTACACTCGAATGTATACGCAACGCGCAGAAGCGTCTCTTCGTCCAAACCCTTACCCATTATCTGCATACCGATCGGCATTCCATCCTTAAAGCCGCATGGTATTGAGATTGCGGGAATGCCCGCGAGGTTCACCGGTATAGTGCATACATCAGCAAGTTTCATAGCAAACGGATCATCTGCCAGTTCACCTATCCCGAATGCGACTTGAGGCGACGTAGGTGTGATCAGCACATCGAACTCCTCAAAGGCCTTCTCGAAATCCTGCCTCAACAGCGTGCGCACCTTTTGCGCTTTCAGATAATACGCATCGTAATATCCTGCCGATAGGGCATAAGTCCCGATCATTATTCTCTGCTTGACCTCGGGGCCAAAACCCTCTTCGCGGGTCTGCTGGAACAATGAGATGGTGTCTTTGGATTTCTTGCTTCTCAGGCCGTAGCGCACGCCGTCGAACCTGGCGAGGTTGGATGAACACTCGGCGGGAGCAATTATATAGTAGACCGGCAGGCCATATGCCACGCTGGGCATACTGGCCTCTTTGTGCTCTGCTCCAAGGCCGTCTAGCAACTCAACAGCATCGCGAATCGCCTTCTCGACATCGGGGTCTGTCCCTTTACCAAAGAATTCCTTAGGAACGCCTATTTTGAGACCCTTGACATCCTCCACAAGCGACTTGGTGAAATCGGGAGTCTCCACGTCGAGCGAGGTGGAGTCACAGACATCCTTGCCAGATATCGCGTTCAGCACCAGGGCACAGTCCGTCACATCCTTGGTGAGCGGGCCGATCTGGTCCAGTGAGGACGCGAAAGCGACCAACCCGTATCGTGAGACGCGGCCATATGTCGGCTTCATACCTACCACTCCGCAGAACGATGCGGGCTGCCTGATAGAGCCGCCGGTATCCGAGCCGAGAGCGAAGGCGCATTCGTCAGCCGCGACAGCCGCAGCAGACCCTCCACTGGAGCCGCCGGGAACCCTGTTCAAATCCCATGGGTTATGGGTTACAAAAAAGCCCGAGTTCTCGGTCGAAGAACCCATTGCGAACTCATCGAGGTTGGTCTTGCCCAGTGTAGTGACGCCTGCTTGGGCCAGGCGATCCACCACGGTGGCGTTGTAGACCGGCTTGTAGTTATATAAAATCTTTGAAGAGCAAGTCGTGAGGATTCCACGAGTGCTCATGTTGTCTTTAATCGCGCCGGGGACGCCTGCCAGCGGACCAAGCTTATCACCGCGAGAAATCGCATCATCAACTGCTCTGGCCTGCTCAAGAGTAAGCTCGGCAGTTGTGGTGACGTATGACTTCACCCGGTCTTCTACACTGTTTATTCTCTCAATACAGCTCTCGGCTGCCTCAACGGCGCTGATCTGTTTGCTCGCGATCAGGCCGGCAATCTCGTGCGCAGTCAGTTCGTAAAGTTTATCCGCCATAGTTATGTCTCCACCACTCTCGGCACCACAAAGCAGTTCTCCGCCACTTTTGGTCCGTTCGATACCACGTCCTGCACCGGAAGCGAGGGCTTTACCTCATCCTTTCGGAAAACATTTGAGACTGGAATGACATGCGAGGTGGGTTCGACATCATCGGTGTTTATTTCCTGCAGTGTCTGGAAGTTGTCCAACAGGCGGTTTATATGCCCTGTGAGCTTGTCCTTTTCTTCTTCCGAAAGCTCCAACCGGGAGAGATAAGCGACACTCTCAATATCTTTTTTCGTGAGTTGCAAACCATTTCTCCTTGAGCTAGCTTGACTTCATTTGCCTAATTATAGCATCGCTCATTGAGAAATGAAATAGCAGCGGCCTGCTACTGCAGGGCTAACGCACGAGTTACAAAAGGTTGTGGACCCGGAGGGCGACTCTGATAGGTGACGATCTCCGAATCGTCACCTTAGTGCCAAATCAGGGTCTCCGAACCCCACAACCTTTGCTGCAATAGCCGGATTCGGAGATCCTTACCCATCATATGAGCACAAAGTCGTCCTTCGCCGACTGACCTCTACCTCTCCGGGCGGTGAGGGTAGCGCAATGCTAGAAAAACATCTTCGCTATTTTAAGGATTCCCTGGCTCCATGGCACGCGGTGCGATATACCGCTTGTGTGTTCGAAGCTGCTCAAGTTATCCAAATACCACTTGTAGTTGCGGATAAGAGCGTCTTTATTGGAATACTTGGGCGAGAACCCGAGCACTTTTTGCGCCTTTTCTATGGAGACGAAAGAATCGGTCGAGGCCGTGTCATAGACCCACTTATATAATGGAGAGAGCTTGAGCTTCTCCAGCAGCTTAAGGATTGCCACCGCCGGGCCCGCCGGCAAACACTTGATCCTTTTGCCGAAACCGGCACAGTCCAGCACGGCCTGAAAGTCCTCTTTCATCGTCGCAAACTCAGCCGCTCCGATGTTGAAGACATCATTTAC
It includes:
- a CDS encoding four helix bundle protein, with product MEAADMKRRTKLFALGVIKTVQGLPRTAEMGVISKQLIRCGTSVGANYRSACLARSKADFAAKLGVVAEEADESLYWMELLIEGGVCRHENLHFLMQEARELTSIMIASIKTARATQPKY
- the gatA gene encoding Asp-tRNA(Asn)/Glu-tRNA(Gln) amidotransferase subunit GatA, giving the protein MADKLYELTAHEIAGLIASKQISAVEAAESCIERINSVEDRVKSYVTTTAELTLEQARAVDDAISRGDKLGPLAGVPGAIKDNMSTRGILTTCSSKILYNYKPVYNATVVDRLAQAGVTTLGKTNLDEFAMGSSTENSGFFVTHNPWDLNRVPGGSSGGSAAAVAADECAFALGSDTGGSIRQPASFCGVVGMKPTYGRVSRYGLVAFASSLDQIGPLTKDVTDCALVLNAISGKDVCDSTSLDVETPDFTKSLVEDVKGLKIGVPKEFFGKGTDPDVEKAIRDAVELLDGLGAEHKEASMPSVAYGLPVYYIIAPAECSSNLARFDGVRYGLRSKKSKDTISLFQQTREEGFGPEVKQRIMIGTYALSAGYYDAYYLKAQKVRTLLRQDFEKAFEEFDVLITPTSPQVAFGIGELADDPFAMKLADVCTIPVNLAGIPAISIPCGFKDGMPIGMQIMGKGLDEETLLRVAYTFECNTDYHRKKPLI
- the gatC gene encoding Asp-tRNA(Asn)/Glu-tRNA(Gln) amidotransferase subunit GatC: MQLTKKDIESVAYLSRLELSEEEKDKLTGHINRLLDNFQTLQEINTDDVEPTSHVIPVSNVFRKDEVKPSLPVQDVVSNGPKVAENCFVVPRVVET